In the Alkaliphilus oremlandii OhILAs genome, one interval contains:
- the abc-f gene encoding ribosomal protection-like ABC-F family protein, with protein MLLIEASKIKQYFGDRLLLDMDHLRIYSEDRIGIVGRNGVGKTTFINILSNRIQPSDGWVRLYGEYSYISQLEEPVHKIISDEIASKFGVEALWQDHMSGGEKTRFKLAKAIEDHKVILFADEPTSNVDMEGIELMEKIFNGYKGAFVVISHDRSFLDRVCNKILEIENGRIKIYSGNYTDYQHQKEKEKERAVFEYEEYISEKKRLEEVRKETKERIKGLRKTPKRMGNSEARLHKMGPQKAKANLDRSVKSVEKRIEHLEVKEKPKEEAVMKLDVLDSNKLHSKIVVAGKNIEKSFGSNRIFHNAEFNIYNGTKVALIGPNGCGKSTLIKMILAHEDSIKIAQGAKIGYFSQNMDILNVKQSILENVMESSIYPENFARLLLSRLLFKREDVYKKVEVLSGGERVKVSFAKIVLQDINFLILDEPTNYMDIDSLEVIEETLKNYDRTLLFVSHDRRFVEAIADNIMTIENKKIKVFHGTYQEYLSRKSKATTSMNEERNQQILLLKNRLSEVIGRLSLPSKGDDIEALDKEYHTILAELQKFKA; from the coding sequence ATGTTGTTGATTGAGGCGAGTAAGATTAAACAATATTTTGGGGATCGATTACTGTTGGATATGGATCATTTAAGAATATATTCTGAAGATCGAATCGGAATCGTTGGAAGAAATGGTGTGGGCAAGACCACCTTCATCAATATTTTAAGTAATCGAATACAGCCCAGCGATGGGTGGGTTCGACTATATGGCGAGTATTCCTATATATCTCAGCTAGAGGAGCCCGTGCACAAAATTATAAGTGACGAGATTGCATCTAAATTCGGTGTTGAAGCCCTTTGGCAGGACCATATGAGCGGTGGTGAGAAGACTCGATTTAAGCTTGCAAAGGCCATTGAGGATCATAAAGTCATCCTATTTGCAGATGAGCCCACCAGCAATGTGGATATGGAAGGCATTGAATTAATGGAAAAAATTTTTAATGGGTACAAGGGTGCCTTCGTGGTCATATCCCATGATCGAAGCTTTTTAGATCGAGTATGCAATAAGATATTGGAAATAGAAAATGGTAGAATAAAAATATACAGCGGTAATTATACAGACTATCAGCATCAGAAGGAAAAGGAAAAAGAAAGAGCAGTCTTTGAATATGAGGAATACATCTCTGAAAAGAAAAGGCTGGAAGAGGTAAGGAAGGAAACGAAGGAAAGAATAAAGGGTTTGAGAAAAACGCCGAAGCGCATGGGAAATTCTGAAGCTAGATTGCATAAAATGGGGCCGCAGAAAGCAAAGGCGAATTTGGATCGGTCTGTAAAAAGTGTAGAGAAGAGAATAGAGCACCTCGAAGTCAAAGAAAAGCCGAAAGAAGAAGCAGTAATGAAGCTGGATGTTTTAGATTCCAATAAGCTGCATAGCAAGATCGTCGTGGCAGGAAAAAATATAGAAAAAAGCTTTGGTTCAAATCGGATATTTCATAATGCTGAGTTCAATATTTACAATGGTACGAAGGTAGCTTTGATCGGTCCCAATGGGTGTGGGAAAAGTACTTTGATTAAAATGATCCTAGCTCATGAGGATTCCATCAAGATTGCTCAAGGGGCAAAAATAGGATACTTTAGTCAAAATATGGATATCTTAAATGTGAAACAAAGTATTTTAGAAAATGTTATGGAAAGCAGCATCTATCCGGAAAACTTTGCGAGATTATTGTTGTCACGGCTGCTCTTTAAAAGAGAGGATGTTTATAAAAAAGTAGAAGTATTAAGTGGGGGAGAAAGAGTGAAGGTTTCTTTTGCCAAAATTGTTTTACAGGATATCAATTTTCTGATACTGGATGAGCCGACAAATTATATGGATATTGACTCTTTAGAAGTCATAGAAGAAACCCTAAAAAATTATGACAGAACCTTACTGTTTGTCTCCCATGATAGAAGATTTGTAGAGGCGATTGCCGACAATATTATGACCATAGAAAATAAGAAGATAAAGGTATTTCACGGAACCTATCAGGAGTATTTATCTAGAAAAAGTAAAGCCACAACCAGTATGAATGAGGAGCGGAATCAACAGATTCTCTTATTAAAAAACCGTCTTTCAGAAGTGATCGGCAGATTGTCCCTGCCATCTAAAGGCGATGATATAGAAGCTCTGGACAAAGAATACCATACAATATTAGCGGAGCTTCAGAAATTCAAAGCATAG
- a CDS encoding undecaprenyl-diphosphate phosphatase: protein MSIIELLKVIFLGIVEGITEWLPISSTGHMILVEEFIQLNASAAFKEMFFVVVQLGAIMAVVLLYFNKLNPFALSKTKREKRETMRIWYKVVVGIIPAGVMGLLFDDWLNEHLYNYWTVAAMLIVYGVLFIIIENRNKHRYAKINSFSELSYSTAFLIGLFQVLSLIPGTSRSGATIIGAIILGTSRYIAAEYSFFMSIPIMFGASAVKLLKFGFNFTSIEIITLVTGMVVAFVVSIIAIRLLMAYIKNNDFKAFGWYRIFLGVVVIGYFLITNGKVLS, encoded by the coding sequence ATGTCGATTATTGAATTGTTGAAGGTTATTTTTTTAGGAATCGTTGAAGGAATCACAGAATGGTTGCCAATCAGTAGCACTGGCCATATGATTTTGGTGGAAGAATTTATTCAATTGAATGCTTCAGCAGCCTTTAAGGAAATGTTTTTCGTAGTGGTTCAATTAGGTGCTATTATGGCTGTGGTTCTGTTGTATTTTAATAAACTGAATCCATTCGCATTGAGTAAGACGAAAAGAGAAAAGAGAGAAACCATGCGGATTTGGTACAAAGTAGTCGTTGGGATTATACCGGCAGGCGTAATGGGTTTACTGTTTGACGACTGGTTGAATGAACATCTATATAATTATTGGACTGTGGCGGCTATGCTCATCGTATACGGTGTTTTATTTATCATCATTGAAAATCGAAATAAACATCGATATGCAAAAATCAATAGCTTTAGTGAGTTATCCTATAGCACTGCATTTCTAATCGGTTTATTTCAAGTATTGTCCTTGATTCCGGGTACTTCCCGTTCAGGGGCGACGATTATAGGTGCCATCATATTGGGGACATCCCGCTATATTGCGGCAGAATACTCCTTCTTTATGTCCATTCCGATCATGTTTGGGGCAAGTGCTGTAAAGCTACTTAAATTCGGTTTTAACTTTACCAGCATAGAGATCATCACCCTTGTAACGGGTATGGTCGTAGCATTTGTTGTTTCTATCATAGCCATACGACTATTAATGGCTTATATTAAGAACAATGATTTCAAAGCCTTCGGTTGGTATCGTATTTTTTTAGGTGTGGTAGTCATTGGATATTTTCTGATAACCAATGGTAAGGTTCTATCTTAA
- a CDS encoding MATE family efflux transporter: MEQQIDKKYIFSNSRLKKLILPLVVEQFLAVAVGMADSIMVASVGESAVSAVSLVDSISILLINIFAALATGGAVVAGQYIGQGRDDEACKSGKQLIMFASFISLMIMGIMYLGRGFILNVVFGQIDPKVAAYANTYMLIVFASIPFIAVYNSGAALFRSMGNSKVTMFTSFIMNAINIVGNAIFVYGFKMEVEGVAIPTLVSRIVAAIIIMVLLRDRSLIIHINKLLDYRPDKDMIKRILRIGIPNSIESSMFQLGKILLLSIIAGLGTASITANAVGNAVTSFQILPGVSIGLGLVTVVSQCVGAEDYEQVRYYTKKLLKYTYISFIALNTFIILATPVIVNLYHLSEETAVMAKQVIIFHGICACLLWPLSFTLPNTLRASNDVKYTMIVGVASMWTFRIGFGILLAKYMSFGMFGVWVAMIIDWIIRSILFGIRYRGNKWQVCS, from the coding sequence ATGGAGCAACAAATCGATAAAAAATATATTTTTAGTAACAGTCGGTTAAAAAAGTTAATATTGCCACTGGTGGTGGAGCAGTTTTTGGCGGTTGCTGTCGGCATGGCAGACTCTATCATGGTTGCCAGTGTAGGGGAAAGTGCAGTATCAGCAGTTTCGTTGGTAGACTCCATCAGTATACTTTTAATCAATATTTTTGCGGCGTTAGCAACGGGAGGAGCAGTGGTTGCTGGGCAATATATTGGACAAGGGCGGGATGATGAGGCCTGTAAGTCTGGAAAACAGCTGATTATGTTCGCTTCTTTTATTTCGCTTATGATCATGGGCATCATGTATCTTGGAAGAGGATTTATTCTAAATGTGGTCTTTGGTCAAATAGATCCGAAAGTTGCGGCCTATGCCAACACGTATATGCTGATCGTTTTTGCAAGTATCCCGTTTATAGCTGTTTATAATAGTGGTGCTGCACTGTTTCGATCCATGGGAAATTCTAAAGTAACCATGTTTACTTCCTTTATTATGAATGCAATCAACATCGTTGGAAATGCTATTTTTGTGTATGGATTTAAGATGGAAGTAGAAGGTGTAGCCATACCTACATTAGTCTCTAGAATTGTTGCTGCAATCATAATTATGGTATTATTGAGAGACCGAAGTCTAATTATTCATATCAATAAATTACTGGATTATAGACCGGATAAAGATATGATCAAACGAATTCTTAGAATAGGTATTCCAAATAGCATTGAAAGCAGTATGTTCCAGCTTGGGAAAATTTTACTACTAAGTATCATTGCTGGATTGGGCACCGCTTCTATAACAGCCAATGCGGTTGGGAACGCAGTTACATCCTTTCAGATTTTACCGGGCGTCTCCATTGGCCTAGGATTGGTTACTGTGGTAAGCCAATGTGTTGGTGCAGAGGATTATGAACAGGTTCGATATTATACCAAGAAGCTGCTAAAATACACCTATATTTCATTTATCGCTTTGAATACGTTTATTATTTTAGCGACACCAGTAATCGTGAATCTGTACCATCTGTCAGAGGAAACGGCAGTCATGGCAAAACAAGTTATTATTTTCCACGGGATATGCGCCTGTCTTCTATGGCCATTGTCATTCACCCTTCCCAATACGCTGAGAGCATCCAACGACGTAAAGTATACCATGATCGTCGGTGTTGCATCCATGTGGACTTTCAGAATTGGCTTCGGTATTCTCCTTGCCAAGTATATGAGCTTTGGAATGTTTGGTGTTTGGGTTGCCATGATCATTGACTGGATTATAAGAAGTATTTTATTTGGGATTCGATATCGAGGGAACAAGTGGCAGGTATGCTCCTAA
- a CDS encoding ABC transporter substrate-binding protein codes for MSKKLNNVIRTMMILLLVSSFLVGCTSSKGGAKETNRIGQEEINGKNTGLVHERTMELKYAKHFAVDYYKDGYKVITDAADRKILLVPEGKEVPEMEEKMVVIQKPIETVALYSTIDAAWFRPVGALDRIVATTFEASSWRIPEIVEGLETGRISFIGKTSALDYELLQAVGPTVNLLSKSSEKELFPKYDELDLDYISMGAYLEEDPRARLEWVKFASALLDKEEEAIQFFDEELARMEAVSKKAAESTEEKLNVAFVYFSPSKSVFYVHNGKGHHAVTTEIAGGIHYPKDFAQDKNGFVPTTNEEFYKMMSDVDLILYDNISGHGIQNMKDLLEKASFVSDLKVVQEGRIWGLQKEFWQSADKIADITEALNSILTTPHGEITENDYYFLMK; via the coding sequence ATGAGTAAAAAACTAAACAATGTAATCCGAACAATGATGATTCTCCTACTGGTATCTTCGTTTTTAGTAGGATGCACAAGTAGCAAGGGTGGAGCCAAAGAAACCAATCGAATTGGTCAAGAAGAAATCAATGGTAAAAATACAGGGCTTGTTCATGAAAGAACTATGGAACTGAAGTATGCCAAGCATTTTGCAGTAGATTATTATAAAGATGGATATAAGGTAATAACAGACGCAGCGGATAGAAAAATATTACTTGTGCCAGAAGGAAAAGAAGTTCCAGAAATGGAAGAAAAGATGGTAGTGATTCAAAAACCCATCGAAACAGTTGCTCTCTACTCTACAATAGATGCAGCGTGGTTTAGACCCGTTGGTGCATTGGATAGAATTGTAGCAACAACATTTGAAGCATCTTCATGGCGTATCCCTGAAATTGTAGAAGGCTTAGAGACGGGAAGGATCTCTTTTATCGGAAAAACAAGCGCATTGGATTATGAACTGTTACAAGCTGTGGGACCTACTGTAAACTTATTATCAAAATCAAGTGAAAAGGAATTGTTTCCTAAATACGATGAATTAGATTTAGACTATATCAGTATGGGCGCTTATTTAGAAGAAGATCCCAGAGCAAGACTAGAATGGGTAAAATTTGCATCGGCCCTATTGGATAAGGAAGAAGAAGCCATTCAATTCTTTGACGAAGAGCTGGCAAGAATGGAAGCTGTTAGCAAAAAGGCAGCAGAATCAACCGAAGAGAAATTGAATGTAGCTTTCGTATATTTTTCACCATCAAAATCAGTGTTCTATGTACATAATGGAAAAGGTCACCATGCTGTAACAACGGAGATTGCTGGCGGCATACACTATCCTAAGGATTTTGCACAGGATAAAAACGGTTTTGTACCGACCACCAACGAAGAGTTTTATAAGATGATGTCCGATGTGGATCTCATCCTTTACGACAACATCAGTGGACACGGGATTCAAAACATGAAGGATTTATTGGAAAAGGCTAGTTTTGTATCGGACTTGAAAGTGGTACAAGAAGGTAGAATATGGGGGCTACAGAAGGAGTTCTGGCAATCTGCAGATAAAATCGCTGACATCACAGAAGCGCTGAATTCCATCCTAACGACACCTCACGGGGAGATTACAGAAAACGACTATTATTTTTTAATGAAATAA
- a CDS encoding FecCD family ABC transporter permease, with translation MRKNLKTTRLFLLLILLLLFSIALNIRKGSVDLNLKSLMDVILGNRELSQLESNILFKIRLPRIISAILFGGALSISGFLLQTFFKNPIVGPFVLGVSSGAKLFVGLFILTTISIPSLISGPFEMFLIAFVGSMLVMSLVLLFAKSAESISVLIVVGIMIGYVASAGTDFMMTFASEQKIATLTTWSMGTFSGVTWDMIKVSAIIIIPTTLSVFFLSKPLQGYLLGENYAKSMGINIKAFRIILITLSSILSACVTAFAGPVSFVGIAVPHLTRLTCKTSNPKILTPAIFLLGASFTLIADYFARTLFSPVELNISTVTSFIGAPLIIWLMLNRRKRI, from the coding sequence ATGAGGAAAAATTTGAAAACAACAAGGCTTTTCCTGCTATTAATACTACTTTTATTATTCAGTATCGCATTAAATATCAGAAAAGGGTCTGTAGATCTCAATTTGAAAAGTTTAATGGATGTTATTTTAGGAAATCGAGAATTGAGTCAATTGGAATCCAACATTTTATTTAAGATTCGACTACCTAGAATCATCAGTGCAATATTATTTGGCGGAGCATTGTCCATTTCTGGATTTTTGCTCCAAACCTTTTTTAAAAATCCAATCGTTGGACCTTTTGTTTTGGGCGTTTCATCTGGAGCAAAATTGTTTGTTGGTTTGTTTATTTTAACGACAATCAGTATCCCCTCATTAATATCGGGACCCTTCGAAATGTTTTTAATCGCTTTTGTAGGAAGTATGCTGGTAATGTCGCTGGTGCTATTGTTTGCAAAATCTGCTGAAAGCATATCGGTACTCATCGTTGTAGGGATTATGATTGGATACGTTGCGTCAGCAGGAACAGACTTTATGATGACCTTTGCCTCGGAACAAAAAATAGCCACTTTGACCACTTGGTCTATGGGAACATTTTCAGGCGTTACTTGGGATATGATTAAGGTTTCCGCAATTATTATCATTCCAACAACCCTAAGTGTATTTTTTCTTTCAAAGCCATTACAAGGGTATTTGTTGGGAGAAAACTATGCGAAAAGTATGGGGATCAATATTAAAGCCTTTAGAATCATTCTAATTACGTTATCTAGTATCTTATCCGCATGTGTTACTGCTTTTGCAGGACCTGTGTCTTTTGTTGGGATTGCTGTACCCCATTTAACCCGATTGACTTGCAAAACCTCCAACCCTAAAATATTAACGCCAGCCATATTTTTGTTAGGGGCCAGCTTTACCTTAATTGCAGATTACTTTGCTAGAACCCTATTCTCGCCGGTAGAATTGAATATCAGCACAGTAACCTCATTCATTGGCGCACCGCTTATTATTTGGCTGATGCTTAACAGGAGGAAAAGAATATGA
- a CDS encoding ABC transporter ATP-binding protein, with amino-acid sequence MSFLVAKDLKVGYAKRTVVDQVNFELKKGEIICLLGPNGCGKSTIIKSIIDHIKILDGSLTVLGRDINAISGMERAKEMSVVLTERIAPEMMTAMDVVATGRYPHTNHFGKLLKRDMDIIQESLHIVNGEELKDKEFRALSDGEKQRIMIARAICQESDIMILDEPTSFLDIRYKIDLLDILSKLAIEKEKTIILSLHEIELVPKIADQVLLIKNGAVYQYGSPEDVITDEAIKEVYNISIGSFDTTLGNIELPKATHAPKVFVIGGGGKATKIYRALSKKNMSFYSGILFENDIDYSVSRALGYDTIAEDSFTAIEGEKLNLAKAYIKECDIVIDSGVSLSGINKGNYDLLKFASQEGLRIMSLRNEDLGLNTVNFESISSLISAI; translated from the coding sequence ATGAGTTTTTTAGTAGCGAAGGATTTAAAAGTGGGATATGCCAAAAGAACTGTAGTAGATCAGGTGAACTTTGAGCTGAAAAAGGGAGAAATCATTTGTCTGTTGGGACCCAATGGATGTGGTAAATCTACCATCATCAAATCCATTATAGACCATATCAAAATTTTGGATGGCTCCTTAACGGTTTTAGGGAGAGATATCAATGCCATATCCGGTATGGAAAGAGCAAAGGAAATGTCCGTGGTTCTGACAGAAAGAATCGCTCCAGAAATGATGACTGCCATGGATGTGGTGGCCACGGGAAGATATCCCCATACGAACCATTTTGGAAAACTTTTAAAAAGGGACATGGATATCATTCAAGAATCACTTCATATTGTCAATGGTGAAGAACTGAAGGACAAGGAATTCAGAGCCCTAAGTGATGGAGAAAAACAAAGAATTATGATCGCTCGAGCCATTTGCCAAGAATCCGATATTATGATTTTAGATGAACCCACATCTTTTTTAGATATCCGTTATAAAATCGATCTACTAGATATTCTAAGCAAGCTGGCCATAGAGAAGGAAAAGACCATCATCCTATCCCTTCATGAAATTGAGTTGGTACCTAAAATTGCAGATCAGGTATTATTGATTAAAAATGGTGCAGTATATCAGTACGGTTCGCCGGAAGACGTTATAACAGATGAAGCCATCAAAGAAGTCTATAATATCAGCATTGGTTCCTTTGATACTACATTGGGAAATATAGAGCTACCAAAAGCCACCCATGCGCCAAAGGTATTTGTCATTGGCGGTGGAGGAAAAGCTACGAAAATCTATCGAGCTTTAAGCAAAAAGAATATGAGCTTTTATAGTGGCATTCTATTTGAAAATGATATAGATTACAGCGTATCTAGGGCTTTAGGATACGATACCATTGCAGAGGATAGCTTTACTGCCATAGAGGGAGAGAAGCTCAATCTAGCTAAAGCATATATCAAAGAATGTGATATTGTAATTGATTCCGGTGTGTCGCTTTCTGGCATTAACAAAGGAAATTATGATTTGCTGAAATTTGCTTCCCAGGAAGGGCTTCGAATCATGTCTTTAAGAAATGAAGACCTAGGGCTGAATACCGTAAATTTTGAGTCCATATCTTCTTTAATATCCGCCATATAA
- the trmL gene encoding tRNA (uridine(34)/cytosine(34)/5-carboxymethylaminomethyluridine(34)-2'-O)-methyltransferase TrmL, with protein MLHVVLLEPEIPQNTGNIARTCAATGSVLHLIGPMGFSIDEKHVKRAGLDYWELLDLRYYDSYEEFLSKNPEATIYYATTKAEKAHSEMVYPEENCYIMFGKETAGIPKNILNENKETCIRIPMVDLEKARSLNLSNSVAIVVYEVLRQYNYPNMR; from the coding sequence TTGTTACACGTTGTATTATTAGAGCCAGAAATTCCACAAAATACAGGAAATATTGCTAGAACCTGTGCTGCTACTGGAAGTGTCCTGCACTTAATTGGTCCAATGGGATTTTCTATAGATGAAAAACATGTGAAGCGAGCAGGATTGGATTATTGGGAGTTATTAGACCTGCGGTATTATGATAGCTATGAGGAGTTTTTAAGCAAAAATCCAGAGGCGACCATATATTATGCAACAACGAAGGCAGAAAAGGCCCATAGTGAGATGGTATATCCTGAAGAAAATTGCTATATTATGTTTGGAAAAGAAACGGCAGGAATTCCAAAAAATATATTAAATGAAAATAAAGAAACCTGTATACGGATTCCAATGGTAGATTTAGAAAAGGCCCGTTCCTTAAATCTATCGAATTCTGTTGCTATCGTAGTTTATGAAGTTTTAAGACAATATAATTATCCAAACATGAGATAG
- a CDS encoding DegV family protein, whose amino-acid sequence MNPIQIVTDSMIDLPKDMIEAHNIVVVPLTIIFDDKEYRDGIDLTNIQFYEKLSQAKELPKTSQVTPNAFMEVFKKSLEEGKDILCINGSSKASGTHQSAVLAKNSLDSERIHVFDTMGLSLGGGMYVYEAIKMMADGKNLEEIMKGLHDMKLKVDHIFTVDTLEYLKKGGRLNPMKATIATMLNIKPILTVEDGLVESLDKVRGSKKVIGKMIELAKARGENFEGKTIGISHAISLEALEMLREHVKKELNPKEIVVSEIGCTIGTHAGPGTLALFYVKE is encoded by the coding sequence GTGAATCCGATTCAAATTGTTACAGATAGCATGATTGATTTACCCAAGGATATGATTGAGGCACATAATATTGTGGTAGTGCCATTGACTATTATATTTGATGATAAGGAATACAGAGATGGTATCGATTTAACGAATATACAGTTTTATGAAAAACTTTCCCAAGCGAAGGAATTACCCAAAACGTCTCAGGTTACCCCGAACGCATTCATGGAAGTATTTAAAAAATCCTTGGAGGAAGGAAAGGATATCTTGTGTATCAACGGGTCTTCAAAGGCCAGTGGAACCCATCAATCCGCAGTATTGGCTAAAAATTCATTGGATAGCGAAAGAATCCATGTCTTCGATACCATGGGGTTATCTTTAGGTGGCGGCATGTATGTTTATGAAGCCATCAAGATGATGGCAGATGGAAAGAACCTAGAGGAAATTATGAAAGGTCTTCATGATATGAAATTAAAAGTAGATCACATCTTCACTGTAGATACATTGGAATATTTGAAAAAAGGCGGAAGATTAAATCCAATGAAGGCTACTATCGCAACTATGTTAAATATTAAACCAATTTTAACTGTTGAAGATGGTTTGGTTGAATCCTTGGATAAAGTCAGGGGAAGTAAGAAGGTCATTGGAAAAATGATAGAATTGGCCAAAGCAAGGGGTGAAAATTTTGAGGGTAAAACCATAGGAATCTCCCATGCCATCAGCTTGGAAGCCCTAGAAATGCTGAGAGAACATGTGAAGAAAGAGCTGAATCCGAAGGAAATTGTCGTTTCTGAAATCGGTTGTACCATTGGTACCCATGCGGGTCCTGGAACCTTAGCACTATTTTATGTAAAGGAATAG
- a CDS encoding GrdX family protein translates to MLAIIITNNPQVKEEYGDKYQIALIEGTYLEVLYSARDKVHEGHRLLTHPLSGSVKPNETPYKSLIISKEKQSLHMDSLMIIEDSIGTAQKFMNTKMPRQWNDEILRDFMEIDFRLISSGIESMRQFC, encoded by the coding sequence GTGCTTGCAATCATCATTACAAACAACCCACAGGTTAAAGAAGAATATGGGGACAAATACCAGATAGCGCTGATAGAAGGTACTTACTTAGAAGTGTTATATTCAGCAAGGGATAAGGTCCACGAAGGACACAGGCTTTTAACTCATCCTCTTTCTGGAAGTGTCAAGCCCAACGAAACACCTTACAAAAGCCTAATCATCTCTAAGGAAAAGCAAAGCTTACACATGGATTCTCTCATGATCATCGAAGATAGTATCGGAACGGCACAGAAATTTATGAATACAAAGATGCCTCGGCAGTGGAATGATGAAATATTACGAGATTTCATGGAAATTGATTTTAGACTAATCAGCAGTGGCATTGAAAGTATGAGACAATTTTGTTAA
- the trxB gene encoding thioredoxin-disulfide reductase, with translation MENILDVIIIGGGPAGLSAGLYAARAKMTTLILEKEKAGGQIVSTAEVANYPGSMENATGPILIDRMLEQCKEFGATFEKDTITEIDVNGPIKVLKGEKATYQAKSIIIASGANPRPIGAPGERELIGKGVSYCATCDGDFFTDLEVFVIGGGDSAVEEAIFLTKFARKVTIVHRRDELRAAKSIQEKAFKNPKINFIWDSTVEEIKGDGIVESVVFRNLKTNEITEYMADEEDGTFGIFVFVGYIPATNIFKGIINMDETGYIITDDNMKTNVPGVFAAGDCRVKSLRQVITAAADGAIAAIQAEKYIENELA, from the coding sequence ATGGAAAATATTTTAGATGTAATTATTATTGGCGGAGGGCCAGCAGGACTATCTGCAGGACTTTATGCTGCTAGAGCAAAAATGACAACCTTAATATTGGAGAAAGAAAAAGCAGGTGGGCAGATTGTAAGTACGGCAGAGGTGGCAAACTATCCGGGTTCTATGGAAAATGCAACAGGACCAATTTTAATTGATAGAATGTTAGAGCAATGCAAAGAGTTTGGTGCAACCTTTGAAAAAGATACCATAACAGAGATCGATGTCAATGGCCCCATAAAGGTATTAAAAGGAGAAAAGGCTACATATCAAGCAAAATCCATCATCATCGCATCGGGAGCAAATCCGAGACCAATCGGAGCACCGGGTGAAAGAGAGCTGATAGGAAAGGGTGTCTCCTATTGTGCGACATGCGATGGCGACTTTTTTACAGACTTAGAGGTATTTGTGATTGGAGGCGGAGATTCTGCAGTTGAAGAAGCGATTTTCCTGACTAAATTCGCTCGAAAAGTGACCATCGTTCATAGGAGAGATGAGTTAAGAGCAGCGAAATCTATTCAAGAAAAAGCATTTAAAAATCCGAAAATTAATTTTATTTGGGATAGTACTGTGGAAGAGATCAAAGGGGACGGTATCGTTGAAAGTGTTGTATTCAGAAATTTAAAGACCAATGAGATCACAGAATATATGGCGGATGAAGAAGATGGAACCTTTGGTATCTTCGTATTTGTAGGGTATATTCCGGCGACCAATATATTTAAGGGAATCATCAATATGGATGAAACCGGCTATATCATCACCGATGATAATATGAAAACCAATGTTCCAGGAGTATTTGCAGCAGGAGATTGTAGGGTGAAATCCTTGAGACAGGTAATTACAGCGGCAGCAGATGGTGCAATTGCAGCGATTCAAGCTGAAAAATATATAGAAAATGAGTTAGCGTAA
- the trxA gene encoding thioredoxin TrxA, giving the protein MLELDKDTFEGEVLQADGYVLVDYWSDGCEPCKALMPDVEELQKQYGDQVKFTKLNTTGARRLAIKEKVLGLPTIALYHNGAKVDEVTKDDATKANIEAMIQKYL; this is encoded by the coding sequence ATGCTAGAGTTAGACAAAGACACTTTTGAAGGTGAAGTCCTTCAAGCAGATGGTTATGTACTTGTAGATTATTGGAGTGATGGTTGTGAGCCATGCAAGGCCCTAATGCCAGATGTAGAAGAACTACAAAAGCAGTATGGAGATCAGGTTAAATTTACGAAGCTGAATACTACAGGTGCAAGACGACTTGCCATTAAAGAAAAGGTTTTAGGATTGCCAACGATTGCATTATATCACAATGGTGCAAAGGTAGACGAAGTAACAAAGGATGACGCTACAAAAGCCAATATTGAGGCGATGATCCAAAAGTATTTATAA